One stretch of Kluyveromyces marxianus DMKU3-1042 DNA, complete genome, chromosome 8 DNA includes these proteins:
- the RAD51 gene encoding recombinase RAD51 — translation MSQVEVREEVDEQAQYEVPEAQFTVTPSQEQVESVQQQIQETDFMGDDDDVGLAAFVPLDKLQVNGITTGDIKKLRENGLHTVEAVAYAPRKALMEIKGISEAKADKLLAEASRLVPMGFVTAADFHSRRNEMICLTTGSKNLDTLLGGGIETGSITELFGEFRTGKSQLCHTLAVTCQIPLDMGGGEGKCLYIDTEGTFRPIRLVSIAQRFGLDPDDALNNVAYARAYNADHQLKLLDAAAQMMSESRFSLIIIDSIMALYRTDFSGRGELSARQMHLAKFMRALQRLADQFGVAAVVTNQVVAQVDGGMMFNPDPKKPIGGNIMAHSSTTRLGFKKGKGPQRYCKVVDSPCLPEAECIFAIYEDGIGDPREDDE, via the coding sequence ATGTCGCAGGTTGAAGTGCGTGAAGAAGTGGATGAGCAGGCGCAATACGAAGTGCCAGAGGCACAGTTCACGGTAACTCCCTCGCAAGAGCAGGTCGAGAGTGTGCAGCAGCAAATCCAGGAGACGGATTTCATGGgcgacgatgacgatgtGGGGCTAGCAGCGTTTGTGCCGCTAGACAAGCTCCAGGTGAACGGAATAACGACGGGGGATATCAAGAAGCTTAGGGAGAACGGGCTTCACACGGTGGAAGCGGTGGCGTACGCGCCCAGGAAGGCCCTAATGGAGATCAAGGGTATTTCCGAGGCGAAGGCGGACAAATTGCTGGCGGAGGCTTCGAGGCTAGTGCCCATGGGGTTTGTCACTGCGGCGGATTTCCATTCGAGGCGTAACGAAATGATTTGTCTAACAACGGGATCCAAGAATCTCGACACGCTGTTGGGCGGAGGCATCGAGACCGGGTCGATAACGGAGCTGTTTGGTGAGTTCAGGACCGGTAAGTCGCAGTTGTGCCACACGCTTGCGGTTACGTGCCAGATCCCGCTCGATATGGGCGGTGGAGAAGGAAAGTGTTTGTACATCGACACCGAGGGTACGTTCAGGCCCATCAGACTAGTCTCTATTGCGCAGCGGTTCGGCTTGGACCCTGACGACGCGTTGAACAACGTTGCGTATGCCAGAGCCTACAACGCCGACCACCAGTTGAAGCTCCTCGACGCTGCTGCGCAGATGATGAGCGAGTCCCGTTTCTCTCTGATAATCATCGACTCGATCATGGCCCTATACAGAACAGATTTCTCGGGCCGTGGTGAGCTCAGCGCCAGGCAAATGCACTTGGCCAAATTCATGCGCGCCCTCCAGAGGCTCGCAGACCAGTTCGGAGTCGCTGCCGTCGTCACAAACCAGGTCGTGGCCCAGGTCGACGGAGGAATGATGTTCAACCCAGACCCTAAAAAACCTATTGGCGGTAACATCATGGCCCACTCCTCCACCACACGTCTCGGATTCAAGAAGGGCAAAGGCCCCCAGAGATACTGCAAGGTCGTCGACTCGCCATGCTTGCCCGAGGCCGAATGCATCTTTGCCATCTACGAAGATGGTATCGGCGATCCAagagaagatgatgaataa